DNA sequence from the Paraburkholderia hospita genome:
GATAGGCGCGCTGTGGTCACGGAACCGCGACACTGACGCATAACACGACACCGGACGATTGACGGCGCACGCCGCGCTTCTTTCAGGAAGCAGAAAGATGTCGATCCAATCGAAAGTGAATCAGTGGGGTTCCGTGAGCCGGTTCTGCATCGACCGGATGGCGGACTACGGCGAGCTCATCTCCATCAAACTTGCGCAGGCGCGCGCGCAGCTTGCGCGCGAAGTGATTGCGCTCGTCGCGCTCGCGGTGGCGGGAATGTTTGCGCTGTCGTTCTTCTGCATCGCGATCATTGCGACGGCATTGACGACGCCATACTTCCTTCATGTGTCGTGGGCGATCGCCGCAGTGTGGCTTTTGTTGTGCGTCATCGCCTACATCGTCGTCCGGTCACAAAAGCCGGCCAACTCCTTCCGCGTGCTTCATGAAGAGATCCACCACGACCTAGAAGCGGTCAAGGAGGCATTGAAATGAGATCGCGACGTGCGGCCCTTGCCGCCTCTGAATCCATCGTGCTGGAGCGCGTGGCCTTATCGCGCGCGAACCTGGTTGCTGCACGCCAGACAGCGCGCGCGCTGTCTGGCAGGGACGGCTCTTCACTGACGGTGCGCGCCAGAGTTGGTGTCGACCGCACCAAACGTTACGCTGCTTGCGGCGCCGCTTCTCGGATCGCTGGTGATAGGTCCTCGCACGATCGCAAGCGTCGTCGTGCGCAACGGACTTGTTGCCTGGATTGGATAAACAGTGCGACGAATTGCCGGGAAGTGAACGCGTACCGGCAACTGAAATCGCGGTCAGTGCGGCAGACGCAAACGCTTATTTCTTGTTCTCACCTGCCTCGCCCCAT
Encoded proteins:
- a CDS encoding phage holin family protein, yielding MTAHAALLSGSRKMSIQSKVNQWGSVSRFCIDRMADYGELISIKLAQARAQLAREVIALVALAVAGMFALSFFCIAIIATALTTPYFLHVSWAIAAVWLLLCVIAYIVVRSQKPANSFRVLHEEIHHDLEAVKEALK